In Nicotiana tabacum cultivar K326 chromosome 21, ASM71507v2, whole genome shotgun sequence, one DNA window encodes the following:
- the LOC107822185 gene encoding receptor-like protein 6, translated as MSWNESTDCCTWDGVTCDMLTGHVSGLDLSCSKLNGTIHQNSSLFQLHHLQTLNLAFNFFNVSVIPSDIGRLTYLRQLNLSGSSFSSKIPTEISYLSNLVSLDLSFSWCELDQKTFETLLQNLTNLEVVSLSTVIISSPIGINMSSSLRYVDLEATNLLGVFTESFYLLPI; from the coding sequence ATGTCTTGGAATGAGAGTACAGATTGCTGCACTTGGGATGGAGTTACTTGTGACATGTTAACGGGGCACGTTAGCGGCCTGGATCTTAGCTGTAGTAAGCTAAATGGAACTATACATCAGAACAGCAGCCTTTTTCAACTTCATCATCTTCAGACACTAAACCTTGCTTTCAATTTTTTCAATGTGTCTGTAATTCCAAGTGATATTGGCCGCTTGACATATTTGAGGCAGCTCAACCTTTCTGGCTCTTCGTTTAGTAGTAAAATCCCAACAGAAATCTCATACCTATCCAATTTGGTTTCACttgatctttctttttcttggtgTGAACTTGATCAGAAAACATTTGAAACACTGCTTCAGAACTTGACAAATCTGGAGGTAGTTTCTCTCTCTACTGTCATCATCTCATCTCCGATAGGTATCAATATGTCGTCCTCCTTAAGGTACGTGGATCTTGAAGCAACCAATTTGCTAGGTGTTTTTACAGAAAGCTTTTATCTTCTACCAATTTAA
- the LOC142175501 gene encoding receptor-like protein 9DC3, whose product MAELLVLDLRKNNFNGSLPPLCIRSTSLTTIVLNGNQFEGHVPLSLLNCHRLEVLDVGNNAINDTFPAWLGTLQMLQVLIFKSNRFHGPLSPCQTKFCFPMLRIFDLSLNEFSGSLHAKVFDNFKSMTKLDGSDKGEIKYMELHNVGIYDIMYKDSVRLVIKGQDIELERITTIMTAIDLSSNHFDGVIPKTLKDLGSLWLLNVSHNNLRGDIPTQLGQLNMLETLDLSWNRLAGNIPKELTRQNFLAVLNLFRIVLLDRFLKVYNSTYGGNLELCGSPLLKQCGTSDPSHVPQPFEPEEEEEESYFVSGFTWESVVIGYSCGLVVGTIIWSLMFKACKPSVRPVWRWKNDGTRLGLETRTQKEATCGLRLS is encoded by the coding sequence ATGGCTgagctattggtgttggatttgCGAAAGAATAATTTCAATGGGAGTCTTCCACCATTGTGTATTCGGAGCACTTCATTGACGACCATTGTCTTGAATGGTAATCAATTTGAAGGACATGTCCCTCTGTCGTTGCTCAATTGTCATCGTTTAGAGGTCCTTGATGTGGGTAATAACGCTATAAATGACACATTTCCAGCTTGGTTAGGAACTCTTCAAATGTTGCAAGTCCTTATATTTAAGTCGAACAGGTTCCATGGACCTTTAAGTCCTTGCCAAACTAAGTTTTGCTTTCCCATGTTGAGGATTTTCGATCTTTCTCTAAACGAATTCAGTGGCTCACTGCATGCAAAAGTATTTgacaacttcaaatcaatgacaAAATTAGATGGATCAGACAAAGGCGAGATCAAATATATGGAACTACATAATGTTGGCATATATGACATAATGTATAAGGATTCAGTGAGGTTGGTGATTAAAGGCCAGGATATTGAGCTAGAAAGAATCACTACAATAATGACGGCCATTGATCTCTCAAGCAACCATTTTGATGGTGTAATTCCGAAAACTCTAAAGGATCTTGGCTCACTTTGGCTACTCAATGTATCCCATAACAATCTCAGAGGTGATATTCCAACACAACTGGGGCAATTGAATATGCTTGAAACGTTAGAtctctcttggaatcgactcgCAGGAAATATTCCAAAGGAATTGACAAGACAAAACTTTCTGGCAGTCTTAAACCTCTTCAGAATCGTCTTGTTGGACAGATTCCTCAAGGTCTACAATTCGACATATGGTGGCAACCTTGAATTATGTGGTTCTCCTTTATTAAAGCAATGTGGAACGAGTGATCCATCGCATGTTCCACAACCATTTGagcccgaagaagaagaagaggaatcatATTTTGTAAGTGGATTTACATGGGAATCAGTAGTCATTGGATATAGTTGTGGACTAGTTGTTGGAACTATCATTTGGAGTCTCATGTTTAAAGCTTGTAAGCCTTCAGTGAGACCAGTATGGCGATGGAAGAATGATGGAACGAGGCTCGGTTTGGAGACGCGCACACAAAAAGAAGCTACTTGCGGGCTTCGATTGTCATAA